From the genome of Virgibacillus siamensis, one region includes:
- the glpK gene encoding glycerol kinase GlpK: protein MAKQYILSLDQGTTSSRAILFDQDGSIVETAQTEFEQFFPKPGWVEHDANEIWTSVLSCIAEVLRKSDTEPSQIAGIGITNQRETTVIWDKHTGKPIYRAIVWQSRQTEDICKELRANDYNDLFREKTGLLLDPYFSGTKVKWILDNVQGAREKAEKGDLLFGTMDTWIVYKLSGGRTHITDYSNASRTLMFNIYDLKWDDELLDILGVPKNMLPEVRQSSEVYSNTVDYHFFGHEVPIAGIAGDQQAALFGQACFDKGMAKNTYGTGCFMLMNTGEEGVKSDNGLLTTLAWGVDGKVEYALEGSIFVAGSAIQWLRDGLKLIDSAPETEDFAQQVDSTDGVYMVPAFVGLGTPYWDSDARGAVFGLTRGTTKAHFIRATLESLAYQTKDVLDAMITDSEINLKTLRVDGGAVKNNFLMQFQSDMLGVPVERPVVQETTALGAAYLAGLAVGYWKDKDEIASQWKTDRLFKHEMEDDSRGELYKGWQKAVEATRKFK, encoded by the coding sequence ATGGCGAAGCAGTATATTTTATCATTAGATCAGGGAACGACCAGCTCACGAGCAATTTTATTTGATCAGGACGGTTCTATTGTGGAAACAGCACAAACAGAATTTGAGCAGTTTTTTCCGAAACCAGGCTGGGTTGAGCATGATGCAAACGAAATATGGACTTCAGTACTTTCCTGTATTGCGGAAGTGTTACGGAAATCAGATACAGAACCGAGTCAGATTGCCGGTATAGGCATTACCAACCAGCGGGAAACAACTGTAATCTGGGATAAGCATACAGGAAAGCCAATTTACAGAGCAATTGTTTGGCAGTCGCGCCAGACGGAGGATATCTGTAAGGAATTACGTGCTAACGATTACAATGATCTATTCCGGGAAAAAACCGGTTTGCTGCTTGACCCGTATTTTTCAGGAACAAAAGTAAAATGGATCCTGGATAATGTGCAAGGTGCACGTGAGAAGGCCGAAAAGGGCGACCTGTTGTTTGGAACGATGGATACATGGATTGTTTATAAGTTATCAGGTGGAAGAACACATATAACGGACTATTCCAATGCATCCCGAACATTGATGTTCAACATTTATGATTTAAAATGGGATGATGAGTTACTGGACATTCTAGGTGTTCCGAAAAATATGCTGCCGGAAGTTCGCCAATCATCTGAAGTCTACTCGAACACAGTTGATTATCATTTCTTCGGTCATGAAGTTCCGATTGCCGGAATTGCTGGAGACCAGCAGGCTGCATTGTTTGGCCAGGCATGTTTTGACAAAGGGATGGCTAAGAACACATATGGAACCGGATGCTTTATGCTGATGAATACCGGCGAAGAAGGTGTCAAATCGGATAATGGATTGTTAACTACATTGGCATGGGGTGTTGATGGGAAAGTAGAATATGCACTTGAAGGAAGTATTTTTGTTGCAGGGTCTGCGATTCAATGGCTCCGGGATGGTTTGAAACTGATAGATTCAGCACCGGAAACGGAGGACTTTGCTCAACAAGTAGATTCAACAGATGGTGTATATATGGTTCCCGCATTTGTCGGTCTAGGTACACCATACTGGGACAGTGATGCACGTGGTGCGGTGTTCGGACTGACCCGCGGTACAACGAAGGCACATTTCATTCGTGCTACACTTGAGTCCCTTGCATATCAGACAAAAGATGTACTGGATGCGATGATCACCGATTCTGAAATTAACCTGAAAACATTGCGCGTTGACGGGGGCGCTGTTAAAAATAACTTCCTGATGCAGTTCCAGAGCGATATGCTGGGTGTTCCGGTTGAGCGTCCGGTTGTTCAGGAAACAACTGCATTAGGTGCGGCATATCTAGCCGGTCTTGCGGTTGGA
- a CDS encoding MIP/aquaporin family protein, which produces MPEFLAELVGTMILVILGGGVVGGVVLNKSKAEGAGWVVITIGWGLAVTMAVYAVGKFTGAHVNPAVTLGFAAAGEFPWAKVPMYISAQMIGAFIGACIVFLNYLPHWKKTKDQVAMRDVFCTTPAIRSPLSNLVSEIIGTFILLSGLMFIGANEFTEGLNPLIVGLLIVAIGMSLGGTTGYAINPSRDLGPRIAHFVLPIPGKGGSDWGYSWIPVVGPILGGVYGGVFYKAIFEGNYTALFWILSVVVVVIMIGAASAELKKGRTVADKVEEQIN; this is translated from the coding sequence TTGCCGGAGTTTTTAGCGGAATTAGTAGGTACCATGATTTTAGTTATATTAGGTGGAGGTGTTGTTGGAGGAGTTGTTTTGAATAAATCAAAGGCTGAAGGAGCCGGATGGGTTGTCATAACCATCGGCTGGGGACTTGCGGTAACAATGGCGGTATATGCTGTTGGTAAATTTACCGGTGCACATGTTAATCCTGCCGTTACACTCGGTTTTGCTGCAGCTGGTGAATTTCCGTGGGCAAAGGTGCCAATGTATATTTCAGCACAGATGATCGGTGCGTTTATCGGGGCATGCATTGTGTTTCTGAACTATTTGCCTCATTGGAAAAAAACGAAAGACCAGGTGGCAATGCGGGATGTATTCTGTACAACCCCTGCAATTCGAAGTCCTTTATCCAATCTTGTAAGTGAAATTATCGGTACATTTATCCTGTTGTCAGGTCTTATGTTTATTGGTGCAAATGAATTCACTGAAGGATTGAACCCATTAATTGTCGGGTTATTGATTGTTGCGATAGGTATGTCTCTTGGCGGAACTACCGGGTATGCGATTAATCCATCCCGTGATTTGGGACCAAGAATTGCGCATTTTGTTCTGCCGATACCGGGGAAAGGCGGATCCGATTGGGGATATAGTTGGATTCCGGTTGTAGGTCCGATTCTTGGCGGTGTTTACGGTGGTGTGTTTTACAAGGCAATTTTTGAAGGAAACTATACTGCACTGTTTTGGATTTTAAGTGTTGTCGTGGTCGTCATCATGATTGGTGCAGCAAGTGCAGAACTTAAAAAAGGCAGAACTGTAGCAGACAAAGTAGAAGAACAAATTAACTAA